The proteins below are encoded in one region of Loxodonta africana isolate mLoxAfr1 chromosome 5, mLoxAfr1.hap2, whole genome shotgun sequence:
- the LAMTOR3 gene encoding ragulator complex protein LAMTOR3 isoform X2 encodes MADDLKRFLYKKLPSVEGLHAIVVSDRDGVPVIKVANDNAPEHALRPGFLSTFALATDQGSKLGLSKNKSIICYYNTYQVVQFNRLPLVVSFIASSNANTAV; translated from the exons gaCCTAAAGAGATTCCTGTATAAAAAATTACCAAG tgtTGAAGGACTCCATGCTATTGTTGTGTCTGATAGAGATGGAGTGCCTGTTATTAAAG tggCCAATGATAATGCTCCAGAACATGCTTTGAGACCTGGCTTCTTATCTACCTTTGCCCTTGCGACGGACCAAGGCAGCAAACTTGGACTCTCAAAAAACAAAAGTATTATCTGTTACTATAATACCTACCAG gtGGTTCAATTTAATCGTTTACCTTTGGTGGTGAGTTTCATAGCCAGCAGCAATGCTAATACAG caGTTTGA
- the LAMTOR3 gene encoding ragulator complex protein LAMTOR3 isoform X3: MADDLKRFLYKKLPSVEGLHAIVVSDRDGVPVIKVANDNAPEHALRPGFLSTFALATDQGSKLGLSKNKSIICYYNTYQVVQFNRLPLVVSFIASSNANTV, encoded by the exons gaCCTAAAGAGATTCCTGTATAAAAAATTACCAAG tgtTGAAGGACTCCATGCTATTGTTGTGTCTGATAGAGATGGAGTGCCTGTTATTAAAG tggCCAATGATAATGCTCCAGAACATGCTTTGAGACCTGGCTTCTTATCTACCTTTGCCCTTGCGACGGACCAAGGCAGCAAACTTGGACTCTCAAAAAACAAAAGTATTATCTGTTACTATAATACCTACCAG gtGGTTCAATTTAATCGTTTACCTTTGGTGGTGAGTTTCATAGCCAGCAGCAATGCTAATACAG TTTGA
- the LAMTOR3 gene encoding ragulator complex protein LAMTOR3 isoform X1, producing MADDLKRFLYKKLPSVEGLHAIVVSDRDGVPVIKVANDNAPEHALRPGFLSTFALATDQGSKLGLSKNKSIICYYNTYQVVQFNRLPLVVSFIASSNANTGLIVSLEKELAPLFEELRQVVEVS from the exons gaCCTAAAGAGATTCCTGTATAAAAAATTACCAAG tgtTGAAGGACTCCATGCTATTGTTGTGTCTGATAGAGATGGAGTGCCTGTTATTAAAG tggCCAATGATAATGCTCCAGAACATGCTTTGAGACCTGGCTTCTTATCTACCTTTGCCCTTGCGACGGACCAAGGCAGCAAACTTGGACTCTCAAAAAACAAAAGTATTATCTGTTACTATAATACCTACCAG gtGGTTCAATTTAATCGTTTACCTTTGGTGGTGAGTTTCATAGCCAGCAGCAATGCTAATACAG GACTAATTGTCAGCCTAGAAAAGGAACTTGCACCATTATTTGAAGAATTGAGACAAGTTGTGGAAGTTTCATAA